TACTGCTACGACGTTGAGATGACCCGCGCCCTGCAACGTCACGATGCCAAAGAAGCGATCGTTATTCCCATCATTCTGCGTCCAATCGATAACTGGAATAAAAGTCCCTTCGGCAAACTCCAGGCACTTCCTACCGATGGTAAGGCTATCACCACTTGGTCAAACCAGGATGAAGCCTTTACCAATGTGGCTCAAGGCATTCGTCGAGTCGCTGAGGCATTCAACTCAGGCAGCTCAGCCGCCGATACAACCCCTCAACCAACCGTTACACCTCCTCCCTCTCCACCCTCTCCATCTCCGCTCATGAGCCAGACCAACACAGGCAATAGTACTGGCTGGCAGATTAACGTCAGCGGCGGCACCGTCAATATTGGTCATCCTCCTCAACTCTGACTAGAGTCGTCCGACCAGGAACGGACAGACCTAAATCCTCCACAAAACTTGCCCCGCAGTGGTGTTGTCGAATTTGTTGGACGCGCCGATGAACTGCACCAACTCCACACCCAACTCCAACAAAACGATCGCCTCGCTATCACCGCCATTCAAGGCATGGGAGGCATCGGCAAAACCGAACTCGCCCTGCAATATGCGATCGCCCCTCCCCATAACCCCATTCCTCTCAATCCTCTAGTAGCCGCATGACTGAGATCGTGACATCTGGAAATGCTAAAGGTTGAATGTCTCCATCCGTCAAAACAACCTCCGAACTATAGTCACCATTCACCGGATGACGGAATACGTGAAGCTGGTGTTTGGCTAAGTTCATGACCCAGTACTCACGGATGCCTGCGATCGCATACGTTTTGCGTTTACTGTCCAAATCCTTAGCCAGACTGGTGTTGGAGAACTCAATGAGCCAGAAGATATTGTCTGGGTAAGGGTGGTGGCGCAGATACTCACGTCCCAAAGGTTGCACAATCGCCAGATCTGGTTCTGGTTCAGAATCGCTGGATGGGATTGTAATGGGAGCCCCTTCTCGAATTTTGACGCGATCGCCCAGGAGCACAGCCAGATAATCCTTGGCTTCCGTCCGGTAGTAGGCATGAGGTTCGCCTTCAGGTGACATCTCAATAATTTCTCCATTCAGCAACTCAACTGAACGCCCCTCCAGCAGCCCGACCTCAATCATTCGGTGATAGTCATCTAATGTCCACTTTGCGATCGCAACACTCATATCATTCTCCCCTTAAGGGTTGGAGCCTTTTCTCATTTTATGTCGCTTGCCCCCTGAGGAAAGGAAATTTGTCAGCTAGTCTTGCAGCTAATCATCAAGCGTGAGTTACGCTATGACTAACGAAAAATCTGGTCTTCAGCGATCGCGCTTGAGCACTGGGTATCCAATTGAGAAAGATAGCTCTTACTGATAAAGGATGTGCTTATGGACCCCGCTACTCTGACTGCATTTCTTGCCCCCTTCCTGCCCACGCTGATGCAGTTCGGTGGCAAAGTTTTGGAGAGTGCTGCTGCAAAAACTGGAGAAAGCGCAGGCTCAACGTTAACCGAGAACGCATTGAAAAAAGCAGGTGCCATCTGGGAAAAGCTATTCCCGAAAGTGGAGGCGAAGGAATCGGCGAAAGAAGCAGCGGAAGATGTGGCGAAAGCTCCCGATGATGCCGATGCTCAGGCGGCGTTGCGCTTGCAGTTGAAGAAGATCCTGGAAGCTGACCCGGATCTGGCAGAGGCGATCGCCCAAATCATGCAAGAGGATGCGCCCGACGGCACAGCCGGAACGCAAATTGTGCAACATGTTATGGGCAATCAGAACCAGGTGATCGGTCAAGTGACGGGTGGCAACGTCTTTGGCAACATTACGGGCAATGTGAATCTATAGGGATTGGAGTTGCAGGGTTGTGTCAACGGATTCTGACGCTTCAAACCAACATTTGCAGATGCAGCAAGAGGTGACGGGCGATCGCAATCAGGTGATTGGGCAAATGTTGGGGGGTGTTGTGATCAACCAACTCACCATCCATGAGCGGATTCCTGAACCATCACTGCCACCCCCTATCAGTACAGCGAAGCCTCTGACCCAGCAGGAATATCGTCAACGCAAGGTCTTACTCAACAAGGTCAAAGAATATTGGGTCAAAGGTGTCCTCGAAACGTCTTTACATGCCAGGGCATTGATTGCACTAGGATTGCAAGAACGCCCTGACCTGGTGCAACGCCCCTTCAGTGGCGTTAAGGAGTTTGCCGAAACCCCGGGACAAGTCCTACCAAATGGCATCCCTGCCACGACCGTTTTTGACCAGATGGAAGCCGGACGCACCCTGTTGATTTTGGGCGAACCGGGTTCTGGCAAAACCATCACCCTGTTAAAGCTGGCTGAAGATTTGATCGCTCGGACGGAGACAGATTTCAGTCAACCCATTCCAGTCGTGTTCAATCTATCGTCCTGGGCTAGAAAACCGCAATCCATTAAAACCTGGTTGATTCAAGAACTGCTGGAGAAATACCAGGTCTCAAAAGCTCTGGGAAAAACCTGGGTGGAAACGGAAGCCTTGATTCTGTTACTGGATGGACTGGATGAAGTCAAAGCCGAGCAGCGCAGTGCCTGTGTGCAAGCCTTGAACCAGTTCATGCAAACCTACGGCACCACGGAACTCACGATCTGCTGCCGCATCAAGGACTATCAGGCTTTGGCCCAGCAGTTAATGCTCCGCAGTGCTGTTTGCATCCAACCCCTCACTCTGGATCAGATTGATCACTACGTCGATCAGGTCGGCGAACAACTCAACGCCTTAAAAACAGCATTGCATCAGGATGAGGAGTTGCAAGCGTTAGCTCAATCACCGCTCATGCTGAGCATTATGACGTTAGCTTATCAGGGCTGTGCCGTCGAAGAGATCAAACACAGCGGAACAATTGTTGATTATCGCCACCGTCTATTTGATGCCTATATCGAGCGTATGTTTCAACGACGGAGCACCACCCAACGCTACTCTCGGATGCAAACCCAGCACTGGTTGATCTGGTTGGCACAACGGATGACGAAAGCGGCTCAGACCGTGTTTTTAATTGAGAGATTACAGCCTGGTTGGCTACAGACTTCATGGCAGCGGCTCTGCTATCGCTTGATGAGCAGCGTCATTGGGATACTCATTGTAGCCTGTGCCAGCAGCATTCTGACTGGTGTTGTGGGTGGGTTATATGGTGCTCTATGGGGTGGGTTAACTTATGGGTTTCGCACCATGCTGGTTGTGGGGGTCTTATTTGGTCTAGCTATAGGGATGGGATATGGATTAGGGGGCGGTTTTCTACTTGGGATCATCTATGGCATTGTGGCACTCACCCTAAATGCCATTCAACCTGTTGAAACGTTGAGATGGTCTGGGCTAGCGGCCAAACAGAGTTTTTGGCAAGGTGCACTATTTGGGTTAGTTGGTGGACTGCTATTAGGGTTGTTGCTTGGGTTCTTTCCACAATGGTTTTCTAATGCAGAGTTTACGCGGCTTTCTACCCAAATGGGAGGCTTCACCTTTGGATTGCTGATAGGAATTATGTATGGATTATTTTTTGCGATCGCGGCAGGAGGAATCAGTGCCCTTTTAGGAGGGTTTCGCGGAGGCAGCATTCAAACCACGAGTCAGCCCAATCAGGGGATCTGGTCATCAGTACGGAATGCGATCACGCTGTCTCTTGCGGTAGGCGTGGTGATAGAAGCGATCGCCGTGTTAATCGTTGGTGGTCTAACCGATGGCTTTAGAGATGGCTTGCGTAATGAGTTAGTAGACGGCATCGTATTTGCACTGACTGGTGCGGTCATGGGTGGGCTGCTGGGGGGTGGTTCAGCTTGCATTCGGCACATCACTCTGCGACTGATGCTTTATTGCCTGGGGTATAGCCCCTGGAATTATGCCCACTTCCTCAACGACTGCACCGATCGCCTCTTCCTGCAAAAAGTCGGGGGTGGCTATATTTTTGTTCATCGAATGCTGCTAGAGCATTTTGCAGCAATGTCATTAGAACGGGGAGGGCGTTGAGCGTGCTGATCACCTACCGTTGATGCCATCGCCTATGCTATCAGTAACGCATTGTGCGTTTCCCTACATGCCCCTATTCCCAGATGCGATCGCCCAGACCCCGTAGGAGGACACCATGACCCTCACCGTCGAAGACCTCAAACGCTTCCAGCAACAACATCCTGACTACCGCCTCGAACTCGTCGATGGAGCCATCATTGTCATGAGTCCATCTGGTTTTGAATCCGATGAAATCGCTGCCGCCATTATCGCCCAACTCTGGGCATGGGTTCATCCTAGACGATTAGGGCGCGTTACCGCCTCCAGCGCAGGCTTCAAACTGCCAAACGCAGGTGAAGATGTCCGCGCTCCGGATGCCTCCTTTGTCAAAGCGGAACGCCTCAAACGCACCACGGAGGACTACGCCAACCTCGTCCCCGACCTGATCTTTGAAGTTCGCTCCAAAACCGATGATCTCGACACCCTGCGTGCCAAAATCCGACAGTTTCTGGAACTGGGTACCACTGTCGGTGCCCTGGTAGACTACCGCACCCAAACTATTGAAGTCTTTCGCCACCAGATAGACCCCGTGATTCTCAGCAATGGCGATCGCTTCACCGTCCCTGACCTCCTCCCTGGTTGGGAAATGGAGGTCTCTAGCATCTGGGCACCCGAATTCGACTAATGCCCGCCATTGTCAGTCAGTCCCACTATGAACGAACCTCACCCCATTCCCCAACTCCTGGTTTTTGACCACATGGCAGTAGGGCGCACGCTCTTAATCTTGGGCGAACCTGGATCGGGCAAAACAATCACACTCCTGAAGCTGGCTCAAAACTTGCTTGCCCGTACTGAGGCAGATTTAGTTCATTTACCGCCTCAAGGGTGTACTCGAGTCATTTGCCCATCGTACTTAAACCGTCCTTAAAAGTGTCCTTAAATGGGTGGAAAATCTCAACCATTTCTGGCTATGTCAGAGTTTGCCAGAGATTGCGGTTTAAGGACTCAAAGCCTTATATGTCTTAACTTCGGGGTGAACGGGACTGGCGCGAATCGAACGCGCGACCTACCGCTTAGGAGGCGGTCGCTCTATCCTACTGAGCTACAGCCCCAAACGAACTATAGCCATCATAGCAAGAGAGCCAGAAGAGTTTTCAGCTTAGTCACGGACTGATACAGAGCGTATGGGTAGCGAATGATGACCATTGAGTTTAGCGTTGAGTTCAGCTAATAGCTTGACTGCCAGAGGTTCCAGCGATCGCCCCACCATTGGCTCGACCACACGTCCTTGATAAAGTGGACGCAACACTGATTTTCCAATTGGGATGGCAACTGGTTCGCGGTGTCCTCCCGCAATTTCTGCCTTAATGAATCCTGAACCCGATCGGTTGCCGAACTCATTGGCAAACCAGGCAACATCACTTGCTTCGGGTGAACTGGCTAGATTACCTGCAATCGTGTCGTTCTCAAATGAGATCAGGGCTGTCAGGTTAAACAATCGGCTCGTTTGGATGAGAGTTTGGATGGCTTGACGAGTCGGTGTTGCTCCCAGGTTGTAGCGATCGAGCAGTTGTGCTAACGCTGGGATGGGGAGTGCATCCGTTGTATCAGAGATATCAGGAGCCATCAATAAACTGGGTTGGTTGAACAGTTGACCCAACGCTTCTAATAACACAATGTACTTGCAACCCAAACTATGACCAACCCAAACGTGTGGAATCGTAGCAGGATAATTCAACTCTGCACGAATGCGATCGCGTTCTTTTAATAAACCTTCAGCGATCGCAGTATGATTGAAACCAAGTCGAAAGGGTACAGCAATTACTGTATATCGTGCGTGATACAAACAGTTTAAAAAATGTGCATAAGATACGTGAGGCAATGTTCCATAGAGAGCACCTCCTAAGAACTCAATCACACCGATTGGGTCAGGATGTTGAGCAACCCAACTATGGGAAATTGGTCGAAAAATTGTAGTCATGTGAAGGAGTACCAGGAGTATTGTGTCGATCTAAGAGAGAAGCTTAAGTTTGTAGGAGAGTTGTCTGTGAAGAGAGTGACAGAAGAGAGATAAAAGGGCGTTGTGTGAAACGCCCCTACTGCTTGATGACCCTATGTTTTAGAGATAGGTAGAACAGTGAACCTTCTGCGCGTTGCTCCAAATTACGCAGTCAGCTTGATGATGCTTCCGGGATTAGCAGTTGGTAAAGGATAGGACTGCTGATCAAAGTCAGGATTAGGAACCGACAAATCACCCGGCAGGAAGGTGCCACGGGTTTGGGGAGTGACTAACAGTTCCACCGCTTTGTTAGGAGAATAAGGAGACAGAGTAATTTCAACATAACCCCGCACTTCTAAGTCAGCAACTTGTAAGCTAGCCCGATTTGGAGCAGGTTTAGAGATGTCTGGTTGCAGAATGAACAATGCGGTTTTGCCGGAGGGTAGAGTCAATTGTTGACTGGGTTTTCCGGTTACAGGATCAGCCACTAAATCAGTGAACGTATTGCCGTCGCCCATATCAGCGATCGCGATCAACTCGTCGTTATTCAAACCAGGTGTAGCATTAAATTGAATGGAGAAAGCGGCATCTGCTTCACCCAGTGCGTTAATGTTTGAGATTTGCAGGAAATATGCTTGAACTACTCGGCGAGAGACTTTCGGGTCAAAAGGACCGGGTGCGATGGGCTTAACCAGCAATTCAAAGGAAGAGACGATCATTTGAAAGAACTCCTGTGTCGTTACTCTTCCACGAAAACACTGGTACCTGTGTGATCGCAGCACACACAGGGGTACTTCTACAGATTTCCTAAAGATTCCTGCGAACCATTGAGGTATAGCTTTGGTCAGAAAGCTTAGGACAAAGGCAATGGCTCAAATCCTGATTCTGGGGAGTTTTCTGACTCGCCTCCGCCCCATCAAATGTGGCTATGGCTATACCACGGTTCAGTCCAGGGCGAACCTCCTATCTCAAGCCCTGCCAGGTTGCTTTGAGCGGAAATAATCAGCGTATCCGTTTTGGCATCGCGTTGCCAGAGGGTAACAGTTACATGACCGTGGGTGGTGTCTCGGCAATCAAAGATCATTCCTTGCAATGAGGGAACTCGTACCATTGTCCCGGATGCATTCGTTGTTCCGGTTAACTCAACTCGATAAGCGTCTGTCTCAGCTGTCATTTGCCACTTGCCCCAGGGGGAGACACACCATTGGACATGAGAATCGGTGCTGTTGAATTCATAAAATTTGCCTTGGTAATGAATCCCAACAAGTCCTACAGATTCTGTCCACCAGAGCACCTGACGTACTCCACCTACGGCAGTTAATGCTAATTCGGGTTCTTGAGCAAAAGCGTTGCAGTTGATCCAGAACCATTTTTTAGGGAAGGCACCGCCCCAGTTCTTTTCAGCGTAAGCCGGGGCATTTGAGAAGTTGTAGCGGTGGTTATCCCACTGAATCCACCCAGTGGCTAATCCGTGCGCCATGAGCACTTGCCATCCAGGCTCAAAAATTTGCAAATAGGAGAACCATCCTGCTGTAGAGCGTTGAGGTTGGTTGCGATCGCCCCAACCAGCAATTGGTTCAATGCGATATTGCCATTCCGCCGATCGCCCTACTGGGTCCTGCAACTTGCCCTGGTGCCAGGTAGCCGTAGCTTGATAGCCCTCTAAAACATGCTGATCAAAGTCTTCGGGAGTGAGATACCCCGGTTGCCTGGTTTCGCTGTTGGTTTTACCCCAGTGCCCCACACCCAGGGCATCTCTCCATGCCCAAAACTTACGAACATTGGGAAATGTCCGGCACAGATATCGGTCATCGGCTCCTAAAATCTGAGCCACGCCTCCGCTACACGCCTGATCACCCACAGGGTCTTCCATAGAGTACATGAAGGCAAAGGTTTGAGCCTCCTGGGGGAGTGTTAGCCGAAAGTACCAGCCTTCAAAGAAGCGATGATTCCCTCCGCTCCAGTGATAGCCACTATGAGGCGTTTGCAGCGGGTGACGATGCGACACTGGTTAGGATTGCAGGATTTGGTAGAGATAGTAAGTCGCCATTGGAATAACCGTTGCTGCTACCAATAACCCAATCACCCAAACCGTTGCATTACTCTGCTTTGTTTCCTCAGGAGTCGCAAAAGTTCCTTCGGTTTGAACATTTGCCACGATTACTGGAGGACCGGGGTCAGGCTGACCGGATAAAACTGCAACGAGGCGATCGCCTGCATCTGAAAACGCTTGATTGTACTTGTTGCCTTTCCGTAAAGGGGCTAACAACGTCTCCTGAGCAATGCTTTCAGCGATGTCATCGGGCAAGCTCTCTTTCACCGCCGCTCCCGTTTGAATGGCACTGGTGTTCGTCACGTTGTCTAGAACCATCAGGACTTGGTTAGCCTGTTCTTCGGGAGTGGGAAACCACTTTTCAAACAGTTGGTTTGTGAAACTCTCAATCGTCTCACCGTAATCTAACCGATGAATCGTGACAAACCTGACCTCATTCCCCGTCTGTTTCGCTACATCTCCCAAACTTCCACTGACGTTCCCTTCAGTGAGGCGACTCAAAATGTCTGCCTCATCAATCACCCAATCTCCCGTGGCAGGTTTGATGGGGAAGTCGTATACACCTGTCGCGTTGGCAGGAGCTACCCAGAGATAAAAAGGCAACAACAGCCCGACCAAAAGTGCCAGTGCAACCTGGAGCTTCGCTTTTAATTGAGATGGAGAGATGTGAAAAGAGGTCATGCTGTGTCTTTCAGTACTTTTTCCTCAAAATACAATAAATCTATACACAAATAAATAGCTCAAGCCGAATATGGGGTGTTGCTGACGATCACGACAGCTATGCAGGGATGTTCATTAGCCATACCCCTCTCATGTCTCATCTACGCCTTATCCAACCCCATTGCCCTCTTTACCGTAGGCTTGCCACGCTAGATCAACTAATCCATTCATGATCGCAGACGCCACAACAGAACTGCCTTTGCGTCCTTCGATACGAATGTGGGGAATGAGGGAATCTTTCAACCGTTGCACTGCCGCGTCAACCCCAACAAACCCAGCGGGGGTACCCACGACCAAAGCTGGACGAATCTCCTCTGCTTCAATCAGATCCACGATCGCCGTCAGAGCAGTCTGTGCTTCCCCCACTACAAAAATTCCTTCCGGATAGCGTTTTGCCAGCGTTTCAATGCCCCACGCCGCCTTTGTTTTTTCTCGTTGAGGACGGGTCAGCGCATCCATACTACAGTAGACCGGATTAGAGAATGTGCTCTGGATGTTAGGGGTAATGCCAACCTGCACCATGGGCACATCAACCACAATTGTGCTGCGGGCAGCCAAAGCGGCGGCTCCAGCCTGCAAAGCTTGGTCAGAAAATCGGATTAAGGACTTGTACTCAAAGTCGGCTGTTGCGTAAATAACTCGTCGTACAATCTCGTACTCGGAGGGGGAAAACGTATGTTCACCAATTTCCCGATCGATAATCCTTAAGCTTTGAGCATCAGTGACGTGCCACTCCATGAACTCCCCTGAAAAATTTGGTCATCCCATTCTATAGCAACCGTCAAGTTGATTGGAGCAGGGAGGCGTGGGGCGATATCTCTAGTCAGAGGTTCCACCTCTGCACCCTGGCTTAACCAACCCTCTAAGGGTGCTACAAACCTTCATTAGACCTTAAATAGCGATCGATTCCAAGCAAAATATATAGTTTTGGTCAGAAAGCTTAGGGCAAAGGGGACGGCTCAAATCCTGATTTTTGGGGAGCTTCTTATCTCGCCTCCGCCCCATCGAACCTGGCGACGGCTAGATAACAGCCCTCAACCCGTTGTGATCGGAAATCTAAGTGAACGTCAATCCGGGTTAAACACCGGGTGAATCAATTCGCGGCTATGGGAGCGAAGTCTGCCTGCGCGGACTACAGGAAACCAAGGGTTGCCAAACCGACGCAGGTCGGTTTTTCGCACTCACCCTGTAAGGAGTAAACATTCAACTTGACTGGATCTGATCCAGGACTGCTCAGGTTTCAGAAGCCGAAGCGTTGAACATAGGCGAGAGATAGGCAACCAAAGCACCCAGCACAAACCCAGCAACGTTACGAAGCAGAGGTAGCCAATCAGCAGTGCGGGTCACGACAGGACCAATGCCAAAGGCGATGAACAAAATCCCCCAAAGCGGTGAAAAAATAAGTGCCCACTGCCATGAAAAGGCTTGTCCAGGCTGACGGGGGTGAGCCGCAAAACCGAAGATCACTCCACCTAGTACAGAAGTAATCAGGGTCAAGATCCATTGCTCTTTTGGCAGGCCTGGAACAACGTTGCATCCGCCCTGACGCAGGCACGCTTCAACTGACTCCAGCGCACCTAAAATCGAGCCATCCTCGCCGTTTTCACGTACGAAGAACTGATTGCCATAACGGGTTTGCAATTCAATCCAAAAGGTGCGGGGCAGGAACTCATAAAAGGCATCGCCCACACTAAAGTTGAGCAAGTTGCCACCACGGGGATCAGCAACTAGCAAAACGCTTTTTTCATCGAGATTCCAAAACTCTTTGACGGCACGACCGGGAGTACGGTCAAACTGAGTCAACACGCGCAGTTTCCAGCCCGTCTCCTCCTCAAAGTCCTTGAGATGCCTATCTAGATCGGCTTGTTGAACGGTGGTGAGAGAGTCAGCCAGATCAATGATGTTGGTCGGGGCATTGGGTAACAAATCAGGGTTGTCGTAGGCATAAGCCGCAGGGGCGATCGCCCAACTCATGACCGACAACATAGCAACGGCAAGGTAAATGAAAATTTTATTGAGAGAGGATTTTAACATCGGCGGATTTGCGGCGACTCTAGTGCGGATCAGACATAACCAGGATCGAAGTAGTGAGAGCGAGAAATTATGTGGACTGAGTCTCTAATTTAGAGATTGCATCCCTGAACCCTATCTCAACCCGTCGATCGACTGCTGTGTAACGGCTATCTAACAAATGTAAAGGTTAGCTGAGAAATACTTTACACTTGTTTACTTTAATCTAATACTAATCATACTAAGGATGCAAAGCGAGGCAGTCAATCCTTATCGCCATCCCTTCAATTAATTTTTATAGGTCAAATTTTCATGCCTCTGTCTCTTCAACCCGGTGCTGATGGGTTGCAGGGTTGTTAGGGTCACCAGTCTGCTCAAGGGGATAGTATTCATCCTCATCGGTTAAGCCAGACGAGTGATAGTCCGGTGAGGCGTAATCAGGTAAGTCGTAATCAGACGAGTCGTAGTCGGGCGAGTCGTAATCGAGCGAGTCGTAATCCGGTGAAGCCTCTGTCAGGTCTACAAAAGACTCCTCAGCATAAAACTCGCGTGCGGTTGAAGCATTGTAAAGCGGGTAGGAAGCATCGTTAAGGGGCGATCGCTCCGACTGAGGCAGACGCTCTGGAGGGCGGCGACTGTTGGGGCGTTTGAACGCTCTCCAAGCGGCTTTAAATCCAACCACTAAACTGCGAGTTGTGAGTTGCGCTTTCTTGGCTTGCTTTTTTACTCCCCTCAGACTGTCATCAAATTGTTTAACAACTCGTCCTGCACTCTGAACCCCCTCGCTGACATCATCCGTTAGGTCGCTGATCTCCATACCTGTCAAGCGGATGGCTTCCAAAGTGGGAGGTAGCTCCCGACTTAACGTATCAAATAATTTTTCAGCACTGCGGGCGGCTCGTGCTAACTCACGCAACGCGGGTAGAGCCGCCACTAGAACTGCCGTTAAGCTGACAGCGACAAATAGGATAGACAGTCCTAACCAAAACAGGGGATCAACCACAATCGTTTGCTTGTATCAAGCTGAAACCACAGAAATCGATAATAGACAATGATTTTGAATGTGGCATCTCTAACGTCACATTCAACCCCATTACCCAATTCAGCATCGCTCCATTAAGAACCACGAACCGTGGGGCGAGATTCGGGAGTGGGTTTTGGCTCACTCGAAATCGTCTGTTGGCGATCGCGTTGACTGGCTTCTAACCCGGCGGCAATCGCTTCTCGTAATCGACCCAGTGTGCCATCCCAATTGCGAACCGCTGATTCTGAAAGGCGATCTGCCTGCAACTGCACACTGCTCGATAAATCTTCTGCTAACTCTGGTAAGGCATCAGCTGATTTTCTTAAAAACTGGCGGGTTTCTCGACCAGAGCGAGGGGCTAACAGCAATCCCGCAACCGCACCCGCTGCGGCACCAATTAACATTCCCCCGACAAACCAGCCTGCGCCACTATTGCCATTCTCTGCCATGTTTTTAGCCCTACCTTGACTGATATTCCATGCGCTCGCAATACTGCCCATGATAAAAGTTCATGGCGGAAATAGAAATCAATTTTTTGAGATTATAGCTAGCCGTTGTAGAGACAGATCCCGGTGTAAGGAGCTAGTCATCGAGGGTTTCGTCTGTGGTTGAGGTTGGGCTTCTGTCGTCTTGAGGGAGTGCGCTGTTGCCAGAGTGAGCGACCCAGACCTACCAGTGCCATAATTTGTTGCACCTTCTGGAGTTGCTGCGTTTGTTGACGCAACTGGTACACTCCCAACTGACCTTTAACAATGGCATCTGGAGCACCGTGCAACACCTGATGCGTATTGCGCTCAGCGATGATCAAAACATCTGCGATCGCCGCTAAAGTCCGTTTCAACCGCCACACTCGCCAGGCGGCATAAAGGCACGCCAG
This DNA window, taken from Oscillatoria sp. FACHB-1407, encodes the following:
- a CDS encoding toll/interleukin-1 receptor domain-containing protein: MATPPSSTPANSPLEVFFSYAHEDEGLRDKLANHLKLLERQGVIKKWHDRQILPGSEWKGQIDGHLESAHIILLLISSDFLASDYCYDVEMTRALQRHDAKEAIVIPIILRPIDNWNKSPFGKLQALPTDGKAITTWSNQDEAFTNVAQGIRRVAEAFNSGSSAADTTPQPTVTPPPSPPSPSPLMSQTNTGNSTGWQINVSGGTVNIGHPPQL
- a CDS encoding Uma2 family endonuclease yields the protein MSVAIAKWTLDDYHRMIEVGLLEGRSVELLNGEIIEMSPEGEPHAYYRTEAKDYLAVLLGDRVKIREGAPITIPSSDSEPEPDLAIVQPLGREYLRHHPYPDNIFWLIEFSNTSLAKDLDSKRKTYAIAGIREYWVMNLAKHQLHVFRHPVNGDYSSEVVLTDGDIQPLAFPDVTISVMRLLED
- a CDS encoding NACHT domain-containing protein — translated: MSTDSDASNQHLQMQQEVTGDRNQVIGQMLGGVVINQLTIHERIPEPSLPPPISTAKPLTQQEYRQRKVLLNKVKEYWVKGVLETSLHARALIALGLQERPDLVQRPFSGVKEFAETPGQVLPNGIPATTVFDQMEAGRTLLILGEPGSGKTITLLKLAEDLIARTETDFSQPIPVVFNLSSWARKPQSIKTWLIQELLEKYQVSKALGKTWVETEALILLLDGLDEVKAEQRSACVQALNQFMQTYGTTELTICCRIKDYQALAQQLMLRSAVCIQPLTLDQIDHYVDQVGEQLNALKTALHQDEELQALAQSPLMLSIMTLAYQGCAVEEIKHSGTIVDYRHRLFDAYIERMFQRRSTTQRYSRMQTQHWLIWLAQRMTKAAQTVFLIERLQPGWLQTSWQRLCYRLMSSVIGILIVACASSILTGVVGGLYGALWGGLTYGFRTMLVVGVLFGLAIGMGYGLGGGFLLGIIYGIVALTLNAIQPVETLRWSGLAAKQSFWQGALFGLVGGLLLGLLLGFFPQWFSNAEFTRLSTQMGGFTFGLLIGIMYGLFFAIAAGGISALLGGFRGGSIQTTSQPNQGIWSSVRNAITLSLAVGVVIEAIAVLIVGGLTDGFRDGLRNELVDGIVFALTGAVMGGLLGGGSACIRHITLRLMLYCLGYSPWNYAHFLNDCTDRLFLQKVGGGYIFVHRMLLEHFAAMSLERGGR
- a CDS encoding Uma2 family endonuclease — protein: MTLTVEDLKRFQQQHPDYRLELVDGAIIVMSPSGFESDEIAAAIIAQLWAWVHPRRLGRVTASSAGFKLPNAGEDVRAPDASFVKAERLKRTTEDYANLVPDLIFEVRSKTDDLDTLRAKIRQFLELGTTVGALVDYRTQTIEVFRHQIDPVILSNGDRFTVPDLLPGWEMEVSSIWAPEFD
- a CDS encoding DUF1350 family protein; this encodes MTTIFRPISHSWVAQHPDPIGVIEFLGGALYGTLPHVSYAHFLNCLYHARYTVIAVPFRLGFNHTAIAEGLLKERDRIRAELNYPATIPHVWVGHSLGCKYIVLLEALGQLFNQPSLLMAPDISDTTDALPIPALAQLLDRYNLGATPTRQAIQTLIQTSRLFNLTALISFENDTIAGNLASSPEASDVAWFANEFGNRSGSGFIKAEIAGGHREPVAIPIGKSVLRPLYQGRVVEPMVGRSLEPLAVKLLAELNAKLNGHHSLPIRSVSVRD
- a CDS encoding tocopherol cyclase family protein, producing MSHRHPLQTPHSGYHWSGGNHRFFEGWYFRLTLPQEAQTFAFMYSMEDPVGDQACSGGVAQILGADDRYLCRTFPNVRKFWAWRDALGVGHWGKTNSETRQPGYLTPEDFDQHVLEGYQATATWHQGKLQDPVGRSAEWQYRIEPIAGWGDRNQPQRSTAGWFSYLQIFEPGWQVLMAHGLATGWIQWDNHRYNFSNAPAYAEKNWGGAFPKKWFWINCNAFAQEPELALTAVGGVRQVLWWTESVGLVGIHYQGKFYEFNSTDSHVQWCVSPWGKWQMTAETDAYRVELTGTTNASGTMVRVPSLQGMIFDCRDTTHGHVTVTLWQRDAKTDTLIISAQSNLAGLEIGGSPWTEPWYSHSHI
- the psb32 gene encoding photosystem II repair protein Psb32 is translated as MTSFHISPSQLKAKLQVALALLVGLLLPFYLWVAPANATGVYDFPIKPATGDWVIDEADILSRLTEGNVSGSLGDVAKQTGNEVRFVTIHRLDYGETIESFTNQLFEKWFPTPEEQANQVLMVLDNVTNTSAIQTGAAVKESLPDDIAESIAQETLLAPLRKGNKYNQAFSDAGDRLVAVLSGQPDPGPPVIVANVQTEGTFATPEETKQSNATVWVIGLLVAATVIPMATYYLYQILQS
- a CDS encoding precorrin-8X methylmutase, which encodes MEWHVTDAQSLRIIDREIGEHTFSPSEYEIVRRVIYATADFEYKSLIRFSDQALQAGAAALAARSTIVVDVPMVQVGITPNIQSTFSNPVYCSMDALTRPQREKTKAAWGIETLAKRYPEGIFVVGEAQTALTAIVDLIEAEEIRPALVVGTPAGFVGVDAAVQRLKDSLIPHIRIEGRKGSSVVASAIMNGLVDLAWQAYGKEGNGVG
- a CDS encoding TPM domain-containing protein, with the protein product MLKSSLNKIFIYLAVAMLSVMSWAIAPAAYAYDNPDLLPNAPTNIIDLADSLTTVQQADLDRHLKDFEEETGWKLRVLTQFDRTPGRAVKEFWNLDEKSVLLVADPRGGNLLNFSVGDAFYEFLPRTFWIELQTRYGNQFFVRENGEDGSILGALESVEACLRQGGCNVVPGLPKEQWILTLITSVLGGVIFGFAAHPRQPGQAFSWQWALIFSPLWGILFIAFGIGPVVTRTADWLPLLRNVAGFVLGALVAYLSPMFNASASET
- a CDS encoding YtxH domain-containing protein — its product is MAENGNSGAGWFVGGMLIGAAAGAVAGLLLAPRSGRETRQFLRKSADALPELAEDLSSSVQLQADRLSESAVRNWDGTLGRLREAIAAGLEASQRDRQQTISSEPKPTPESRPTVRGS